The following proteins are co-located in the Prionailurus viverrinus isolate Anna chromosome A1, UM_Priviv_1.0, whole genome shotgun sequence genome:
- the KCTD4 gene encoding BTB/POZ domain-containing protein KCTD4 — translation MERKINRREKEKEYEGKHNSLEDADQGKNCKSTLMTLNVGGYLYITQKQTLTKYPDTFLEGIVNGKILCPFDADGHYFIDRDGLLFRHVLNFLRNGELLLPEGFRENQLLAQEAEFFQLKGLAEEVKARWEKEQLTPRETTFLEITDNHDRSQGLRIFCNAPDFISKIKSRIVLVSKSRLDGFPEEFSISSNIIQFKYFIKSENGTRLVLKEDNTFVCTLETLKFEAIMMALKCGFRLLTSLDCSKGSIVHSDALHFIK, via the coding sequence ATGGAGCgtaaaataaacagaagagaaaaagaaaaggagtatgaagggaaacaCAACAGCTTGGAAGACGCTGACCAAGGAAAGAACTGCAAATCCACACTGATGACCCTCAACGTTGGTGGATATTTATACattactcaaaaacaaacactgacCAAGTACCCAGACACTTTCCTTGAAGGTATAGTAAATGGAAAAATCCTCTGCCCGTTTGATGCTGATGGGCATTATTTCATAGACAGGGATGGACTCCTCTTCAGGCATGTCCTGAACTTCCTACGAAATGGAGAACTTCTACTGCCTGAAGGCTTTCGAGAAAATCAACTTCTTGCACAAGAAGCAGAATTCTTTCAGCTCAAGGGACTGGCGGAGGAAGTGAAAGCCAGGTGGGAAAAAGAACAGCTAACACCCAGAGAGACTACTTTCTTGGAAATAACAGATAACCATGATCGCTCCCAAGGACTGAGAATTTTCTGTAATGCTCCTGATttcatatcaaaaataaaatctcgCATTGTTCTGGTGTCCAAAAGCAGGCTGGATGGATTTCCAGAGGAGTTTTCAATATCATCAAACATCATTCAATTTAAATACttcataaaatctgaaaatggcACTCGACTTGTACTAAAGGAAGACAACACCTTTGTCTGTACCCTGGAAACTCTTAAGTTTGAAGCTATAATGATGGCTTTAAAGTGTGGCTTTAGACTGCTGACCAGCCTGGATTGTTCCAAAGGGTCAATTGTTCACAGCGATGCACTTCATTTTATCAAGTAA